The window ATGACCGGTCAGCAGAATGCGGACGACCTGCGGCCGCAGCCGATCTACCTCCGCCAAAAACTTAAGTCCATCCATCTCCGGCATCAGATAGTCACTGATAATCAGGCGCAGATCGGAAAAACGCCGCACCATGTCCAGGGCCTGCAAAGGACTTGTCGCCCCTTTGACTAGGATTTGGGACGAGGCCGCAAAAATCCGCCGCACGGCGGCAACCACCCGAGGCTCGTCGTCGACAATCATTATCCGGCAAGGTGAATCATTCGGCAACCACCGCGTCATTTTAAACCTCTTTCCTTTGATGGCTTGGTAACCACTTCACCGGCTTCGTTTCCCCTCAAGCTTCCCGGCCAAGGTCGGAAGAGTCTCACCG is drawn from Pseudomonadota bacterium and contains these coding sequences:
- a CDS encoding response regulator; this translates as MTRWLPNDSPCRIMIVDDEPRVVAAVRRIFAASSQILVKGATSPLQALDMVRRFSDLRLIISDYLMPEMDGLKFLAEVDRLRPQVVRILLTGHADLETALRAINQVGVYKFILKPWNNHDLYWTVMRALELDAARRENLVLQERID